A genomic stretch from Longimicrobiaceae bacterium includes:
- a CDS encoding DUF2442 domain-containing protein, whose translation MAPEWTPPTDEEILAQIPAAVEAGRIAALSEPRAASARYDVASGRIFLELTDGRHVDVPADRDPELRAFAPQDLAGVHVRPGGRALTWPDLDTDVSVRSLLSPEYRVQPGWGVSLVAEPRAQYGPDKGSDNG comes from the coding sequence ATGGCACCTGAGTGGACCCCGCCCACCGACGAAGAGATCCTCGCCCAGATCCCGGCCGCCGTCGAGGCCGGCCGAATTGCCGCGCTGTCCGAGCCGCGTGCAGCGTCCGCGCGCTACGACGTCGCGAGCGGCAGGATCTTTCTGGAGCTCACCGACGGCCGGCACGTGGATGTGCCCGCCGACCGTGACCCCGAGCTTCGCGCCTTCGCTCCGCAGGACCTCGCCGGCGTGCACGTCAGGCCGGGCGGCCGGGCGCTCACCTGGCCCGATCTGGACACCGACGTCTCGGTGCGCAGCCTCCTCTCGCCCGAGTACCGGGTCCAGCCGGGTTGGGGCGTATCGCTCGTCGCCGAGCCGCGGGCGCAGTACGGGCCGGACAAGGGCAGCGATAACGGCTGA